One window from the genome of Microbulbifer sp. ALW1 encodes:
- a CDS encoding L-serine ammonia-lyase, whose protein sequence is MSISVFELFKIGVGPSSSHTVGPMVAARQFVTDLEDRGDLIKTDRVEVHLYGSLALTGVGHGTDMAVLMGLEGEAPDTIDVDAIEGRLSAIQQHQQLILNGTRAIHFEEPRDLLFHKEEFLPQHSNGMTCKAFADGELLFERSYFSIGGGFVLSEDDFQQKEQIATLLPYDFASAEELMALCDRHGWTIAELAMENEKAFRSEQQVKDALWQIWEVMDASIQRGCHQSGVLPGGLGVRRRAEEHYRELSKQTDEERRQGLAILDWVSLFALAVNEENAARGRIVTAPTNGAAGVIPATIAYYVQFVHDPEQHGDLKDQVVEFLLTAGAIGMLFKKNASISAAEVGCQGEIGVACSMASAGLAAVQGGSNQQIENAAEIGMEHNLGLTCDPIGGLVQVPCIERNTMGAVKAINAARLALRGTGAHIVPLDSVIETMRQTGIDMQSKYKETSLGGLAVNAVNC, encoded by the coding sequence ATGAGCATCAGTGTTTTCGAGCTTTTCAAAATTGGTGTGGGCCCCTCCAGTTCCCACACAGTTGGCCCCATGGTCGCAGCACGCCAGTTTGTCACCGACCTGGAGGATCGCGGCGACCTGATAAAAACCGACCGGGTGGAAGTCCACCTCTACGGTTCACTGGCGCTGACCGGCGTTGGCCACGGCACCGATATGGCGGTGCTGATGGGGCTCGAAGGAGAAGCACCCGACACCATTGACGTCGATGCGATTGAGGGCCGCCTTAGCGCCATTCAACAGCACCAGCAGCTCATCCTGAACGGCACCCGCGCCATTCATTTTGAAGAGCCGCGGGATCTTCTGTTCCACAAAGAAGAGTTTTTGCCGCAACACTCTAATGGCATGACCTGCAAGGCCTTTGCCGACGGCGAGCTGCTATTTGAGCGCAGCTATTTTTCCATTGGCGGCGGCTTTGTGTTGTCGGAAGACGACTTCCAGCAAAAAGAACAGATAGCCACCCTGCTCCCCTATGACTTCGCCTCGGCGGAAGAACTGATGGCATTGTGCGACCGCCACGGCTGGACCATCGCCGAACTGGCGATGGAAAATGAGAAAGCCTTCCGCAGCGAACAGCAAGTAAAAGACGCACTGTGGCAAATTTGGGAAGTGATGGATGCCTCCATTCAACGCGGCTGCCACCAGAGTGGTGTACTGCCGGGAGGGCTGGGTGTGCGCCGGCGCGCGGAAGAGCACTATCGCGAGCTCAGCAAGCAGACCGATGAGGAGCGCCGTCAGGGGCTGGCGATTCTCGATTGGGTCAGTTTGTTTGCCCTCGCGGTCAACGAGGAAAATGCCGCACGAGGCCGTATCGTCACTGCGCCCACCAACGGCGCTGCCGGTGTAATTCCGGCGACCATCGCCTATTACGTACAGTTTGTACACGACCCGGAACAACACGGAGACCTGAAGGATCAGGTGGTCGAATTCCTGCTCACCGCGGGAGCCATCGGCATGCTGTTCAAGAAGAACGCATCAATTTCGGCGGCGGAGGTAGGCTGCCAGGGAGAAATTGGCGTGGCCTGCTCCATGGCATCTGCCGGTCTTGCCGCCGTCCAGGGCGGCAGTAATCAGCAAATCGAGAATGCCGCGGAGATCGGCATGGAGCACAACCTGGGGCTGACCTGCGACCCTATCGGCGGCCTGGTTCAGGTGCCCTGTATCGAGCGCAATACCATGGGCGCGGTTAAGGCAATCAATGCGGCTCGCCTGGCACTGCGCGGAACCGGCGCTCATATCGTGCCCCTGGACAGCGTGATCGAAACCATGCGCCAGACGGGTATCGATATGCAGAGCAAATACAAGGAAACCTCCCTGGGAGGCTTGGCAGTCAACGCGGTTAACTGCTGA
- the cmoB gene encoding tRNA 5-methoxyuridine(34)/uridine 5-oxyacetic acid(34) synthase CmoB, with amino-acid sequence MIDYTQLYAGIQHTPALRPWLTTLPQQIAEGLDPARWGDLADWQAVLAALPDITPSSMEIGSEVRIGGTGDATPAQLAELETQLRKLHPWRKGPWTLFDIFIDTEWRSDWKWDRVAPHLHDLSNRLVLDVGCGSGYHCWRQYGAGARRVIGIDPSAKFVAQFYALKKYLGLEKPVDVLPLGIEALPANLQAFDTTLSMGVLYHRRSPLDHLRELRETLRPGGQLLLETLVIEGGAGECLVPEGRYAKMRNVWFFPTTATLESWLRTSGFTDVRTVDLDRTRLEEQRSTDWMRFESLVDFLDPQDHSKTIEGHPAPLRATLVATAA; translated from the coding sequence ATGATCGACTACACCCAGCTCTACGCCGGTATACAGCACACGCCCGCGTTGCGCCCCTGGCTCACAACCCTGCCGCAACAAATCGCCGAAGGGCTGGACCCCGCGCGCTGGGGAGACCTGGCAGACTGGCAGGCCGTACTGGCAGCCCTGCCGGACATCACACCGTCTTCCATGGAAATTGGCAGCGAAGTCCGTATTGGCGGTACCGGCGATGCCACACCGGCGCAATTAGCAGAACTGGAAACGCAACTGCGCAAGTTGCACCCCTGGCGCAAAGGTCCCTGGACCCTGTTCGATATCTTCATCGATACCGAGTGGCGCTCTGACTGGAAGTGGGACCGGGTCGCACCGCACCTGCACGACCTGAGCAATCGCCTGGTCCTGGATGTAGGCTGCGGTAGCGGCTATCACTGCTGGCGGCAATATGGCGCCGGCGCACGCCGGGTGATTGGCATCGATCCCTCCGCCAAGTTCGTCGCGCAGTTTTACGCCCTGAAAAAATACCTAGGGCTGGAAAAGCCCGTCGACGTCTTGCCCCTGGGTATCGAGGCGCTACCGGCCAATCTGCAGGCCTTTGACACCACCCTTTCCATGGGGGTGCTTTACCATCGCCGCTCGCCACTGGACCACCTGCGGGAATTGCGCGAAACCCTGCGCCCCGGAGGCCAGCTATTGCTGGAGACACTGGTCATTGAGGGTGGTGCCGGTGAGTGCCTGGTGCCCGAAGGACGCTACGCCAAAATGCGCAATGTATGGTTCTTTCCCACCACCGCCACCCTGGAGAGCTGGTTGCGTACCAGCGGCTTCACCGACGTGCGCACCGTAGACCTGGACCGCACCCGCCTGGAAGAGCAGCGCAGCACCGACTGGATGCGCTTTGAATCCCTGGTGGATTTTCTCGACCCGCAGGACCACAGCAAGACCATCGAAGGTCACCCCGCGCCACTGCGAGCTACCCTGGTAGCCACCGCGGCCTGA
- the cmoA gene encoding carboxy-S-adenosyl-L-methionine synthase CmoA has product MSKKDDIFAKPLGQVAGFSFDQSVVEVFPDMIQRSVPGYTTIVAMIGTLAERFAQAGSRCYDLGSSLGAATLAMRHRIPAADCEIIAVDNSPAMIERARTVLAADSGQVPVQLVCDDLQNIAIENASVVVLNFTLQFIATSEREQILQKIYDGLRPGGVLILSEKVAFSDSDHQELMIDLHHSFKAANGYSALEIAQKRSALENVLIPETLFDHRTRLKNVGFNSVDVWFQCFNFASLIAIKQRDS; this is encoded by the coding sequence ATGAGCAAAAAAGACGATATTTTTGCCAAGCCCCTGGGACAGGTCGCCGGCTTCAGCTTTGACCAGTCGGTGGTGGAAGTATTCCCGGACATGATCCAACGATCAGTCCCGGGCTACACCACCATCGTGGCGATGATTGGCACCTTGGCAGAGCGTTTCGCTCAGGCCGGCAGCCGTTGTTACGACCTTGGCAGCTCCCTTGGCGCTGCCACCCTCGCCATGCGCCACCGGATTCCGGCTGCCGATTGTGAAATCATTGCCGTGGACAATTCCCCGGCCATGATTGAGCGAGCACGCACGGTACTGGCCGCAGACAGTGGCCAGGTTCCGGTACAGCTGGTGTGTGACGATCTGCAAAACATCGCGATCGAAAACGCCTCGGTGGTCGTGCTGAACTTCACCCTGCAATTCATTGCCACCAGCGAGCGCGAACAGATACTGCAAAAAATCTACGATGGCCTGCGCCCCGGCGGCGTGCTGATTTTGTCGGAGAAAGTCGCCTTCTCCGACAGTGATCACCAGGAATTGATGATCGACCTGCACCACTCGTTCAAGGCCGCCAACGGCTACAGCGCACTGGAAATTGCCCAGAAGCGCAGCGCGCTGGAAAACGTGCTGATTCCGGAAACCCTGTTTGACCACCGCACACGCCTGAAAAACGTCGGTTTCAACAGTGTGGATGTCTGGTTCCAGTGTTTTAATTTTGCCTCGCTGATTGCTATCAAACAGCGCGACAGCTGA